Proteins encoded together in one Festucalex cinctus isolate MCC-2025b chromosome 8, RoL_Fcin_1.0, whole genome shotgun sequence window:
- the gnat1 gene encoding guanine nucleotide-binding protein G(t) subunit alpha-1: protein MGAGASAEEKRSRELEKKLKEDADKDARTVKLLLLGAGESGKSTIVKQMKIIHQDGYSLEECLEFISIIYSNTLQSIMAIVKAMTTFSINYGHPDQQDDARKLMHLADTIEEGSMPKELSDIILRLWKDSGIQASFDRASEYQLNDSAGYYLNDLERLIQPGYVPTEQDVLRSRVKTTGIIETQFSFKDLNFRMFDVGGQRSERKKWIHCFEGVTCIIFIAALSAYDMVLVEDDEVNRMHESLHLFNSICNHRYFATTSIVLFLNKKDVFLEKIKKAHLSMCFPDYDGPNTYEDAGNYIKVQFLDLNMRRDVKEIYSHMTCATDTENVKFVFDAVTDIIIKENLKDCGLF from the exons ATGGGGGCGGGAGCGAGTGCCGAAGAGAAGCGCTCCAGGGAGCTGGAGAAGAAGCTGAAGGAGGACGCCGACAAGGACGCCAGGACCGTCAAGTTGCTGCTGCTCG GTGCTGGCGAATCAGGAAAAAGTACAATTGTCAAACAGATGAA aATTATCCACCAAGATGGCTACTCTCTTGAAGAGTGCCTGGAGTTCATCTCTATCATCTACAGCAACACCCTGCAGTCTATCATGGCCATCGTGAAAGCTATGACCACGTTCAGCATCAACTATGGCCACCCAGATCAGCAG GACGACGCCAGGAAACTGATGCATCTGGCGGATACCATTGAGGAGGGATCCATGCCCAAGGAGTTGTCTGATATCATCCTGCGCCTGTGGAAGGACTCGGGCATCCAGGCAAGCTTTGACCGAGCCTCAGAGTACCAGCTCAACGACTCGGCCGGATA CTACTTGAATGACTTGGAACGTCTGATCCAACCGGGTTACGTGCCCACTGAGCAGGATGTGCTTCGATCCAGGGTGAAAACCACCGGCATCATTGAGACCCAGTTCTCCTTCAAAGATCTCAATTTCAG GATGTTCGACGTGGGCGGCCAGAGGTCGGAGAGGAAGAAGTGGATTCACTGCTTCGAAGGGGTCACCTGCATCATCTTTATCGCCGCTTTGAGCGCCTACGATATGGTGCTGGTGGAGGATGACGAAGTG AACCGAATGCACGAGAGCCTGCACCTGTTCAATAGCATTTGTAACCATCGCTACTTCGCCACCACCTCCATCGTCCTCTTCTTGAACAAGAAGGACGTGTTCTTGGAGAAGATCAAGAAGGCTCATCTCAGCATGTGCTTCCCCGACTATGACG GTCCCAACACCTACGAGGATGCCGGTAACTACATCAAAGTGCAGTTCCTGGACCTGAACATGCGCCGGGATGTCAAGGAGATCTACTCACACATGACCTGCGCCACTGACACGGAAAACGTCAAGTTTGTGTTTGACGCTGTCACCGACATCATCATCAAAGAGAACCTGAAAGACTGCGGCCTCTTCTGA